The following are from one region of the Methanospirillum hungatei genome:
- the dapA gene encoding 4-hydroxy-tetrahydrodipicolinate synthase, with protein MFEGVFPALITPFQRNHGRNLDLDGLRSNIAHLVAAGVHGVVPCGSTGESATLSFAEHEQVVEVTIDEAGGKVPVLAGTGSNNTSEALRFTRAAKDAGADGVLVISPYYNKPNRSGLVKHYTALADCDIPVVVYNVPGRTGQNVTPDVIAELAKHPNIVGVKEASGDVGQISSIIELTKDEDFSVISGDDNLTLPILALGGKGVISVAANLYPKPMIEMYDAVQNGDYQTARDIHYTYSLLFRSMFIESNPIPVKKAAELLGMAAGPLRLPLDEASEQTTAKLKEVLSRYD; from the coding sequence ATGTTTGAGGGTGTTTTCCCCGCATTGATTACTCCTTTTCAAAGAAATCATGGACGGAATCTGGACCTTGATGGTCTTCGTTCCAACATAGCGCACCTTGTTGCCGCAGGGGTTCATGGCGTTGTTCCCTGTGGTTCAACTGGTGAATCTGCAACTCTTTCTTTTGCTGAACATGAACAGGTAGTAGAAGTTACTATTGATGAGGCAGGTGGAAAAGTTCCGGTTCTTGCCGGAACCGGTTCTAACAATACATCAGAAGCACTTCGGTTCACAAGGGCTGCGAAGGATGCAGGGGCAGACGGCGTGCTGGTTATCAGTCCATATTATAACAAGCCGAACCGTTCTGGCCTTGTCAAACATTACACAGCCCTTGCAGACTGTGATATCCCTGTAGTTGTCTATAATGTCCCAGGAAGAACCGGACAAAATGTTACACCTGATGTAATCGCTGAACTGGCAAAGCATCCAAACATCGTCGGCGTCAAGGAAGCAAGTGGCGATGTTGGCCAGATTTCGTCCATAATTGAACTCACAAAAGACGAGGATTTTTCTGTTATCTCTGGAGATGACAATCTTACCCTCCCAATTCTAGCTTTAGGAGGAAAGGGAGTCATATCAGTAGCGGCGAATCTCTACCCAAAACCGATGATTGAGATGTACGATGCAGTCCAGAACGGGGACTATCAGACTGCACGTGATATTCATTATACCTATTCACTCCTTTTCCGGTCGATGTTTATAGAATCCAATCCAATTCCGGTAAAGAAAGCAGCTGAACTCTTAGGAATGGCTGCCGGACCACTTCGGCTGCCCCTTGATGAAGCATCAGAGCAGACAACAGCAAAATTGAAAGAGGTATTGTCCAGATATGATTAA
- a CDS encoding 30S ribosomal protein S17e — protein sequence MGIKPTYIKKIGTELLEFHEEKFSNDFEENKKAVAGATNVPSKRVRNRVAGYITRKINTGKFKK from the coding sequence ATGGGAATTAAACCGACTTATATCAAGAAAATCGGGACAGAACTTCTTGAGTTCCACGAAGAGAAGTTTTCTAACGACTTTGAAGAAAACAAAAAAGCGGTAGCAGGCGCAACAAATGTTCCGAGCAAGCGGGTTAGAAACAGAGTTGCCGGATACATCACAAGAAAGATAAATACTGGGAAATTCAAAAAATAA
- a CDS encoding thiamine-phosphate synthase family protein — protein MKESYKDKVKQELCRAVARLIDDVSPELIPDDGMELVYAIPAARTPEDVGSCTLFPGRNHINMDNIEFGRVSAMTSGILTAIRFAPEIRCAGSIKNIDSLTWITDEMLFETSTCDAGAIPPGVSTMDWAVAFCSEQETGVPDILFIKNSLTKVQEARIFGENPGSVATNLIKISQRIIDATH, from the coding sequence ATGAAAGAATCATACAAAGATAAAGTCAAACAAGAACTCTGTCGTGCGGTAGCACGATTAATCGATGATGTTAGTCCAGAACTCATACCTGATGATGGTATGGAGTTAGTATATGCAATCCCGGCGGCACGAACTCCTGAAGATGTCGGTTCATGCACTCTGTTCCCTGGCCGAAATCATATAAATATGGATAATATCGAATTTGGACGAGTTTCAGCCATGACATCCGGCATTCTCACTGCCATCAGGTTTGCTCCAGAGATACGATGCGCTGGCTCAATAAAAAATATCGACTCACTGACCTGGATAACTGATGAAATGCTTTTTGAAACATCTACCTGCGATGCCGGGGCAATACCTCCTGGTGTATCAACCATGGACTGGGCTGTTGCATTCTGCAGCGAACAGGAAACAGGAGTTCCTGACATTTTATTTATAAAAAATAGTCTAACCAAGGTTCAGGAAGCCCGGATATTTGGAGAAAATCCGGGATCCGTTGCAACAAATCTTATTAAGATATCACAGCGCATTATTGATGCAACTCACTGA
- the priL gene encoding DNA primase regulatory subunit PriL, producing MVTLDRKDLAKYPFLKESQSYIGTISSSLEQYLQSPGGKHAIKEASTTMQCALSFNGRELPPLPDIPPDAESITNIIASYPVSRIIVSCAQDRVLIDRLVRYQSWLVFAFLQDESSDVKRFIRKSIGLPETGTEISVTDYIPVASRMQEERWRLINRVVIRGKVRVAPLEYDEIVRERLRYVMARNLPIKVPSSICELLQPEVDNIKSEWQKHILEEFGKVEESAFPPCMQAILGAIAGQGHLTHMARFAISAFLHNIGMENTRIIELYGNVQNFDLRKTMYQVEHISGRGGTSTEYISPQCATMRTHGICIHPDSLCQKINHPLTYYKQKKREISKKNLKSTSEQKGSRQILDKAGTKKSESGGDSSNQIPSRADGGNKDEQGT from the coding sequence ATGGTCACCCTTGATCGCAAAGATCTGGCAAAATATCCTTTTTTAAAAGAGTCTCAGTCGTATATTGGGACGATTAGTAGTTCACTTGAGCAATATCTTCAGTCACCGGGGGGAAAACATGCCATCAAAGAAGCCAGCACTACGATGCAGTGTGCGCTATCCTTCAACGGAAGAGAGTTACCCCCCCTGCCAGATATCCCTCCGGATGCTGAATCAATAACGAATATTATTGCTTCCTACCCGGTAAGCCGGATTATAGTATCATGCGCACAGGACCGGGTTCTCATCGATCGCTTGGTCAGATACCAGTCATGGCTGGTTTTTGCATTTCTCCAGGATGAATCCTCAGATGTAAAACGATTCATTAGAAAGTCAATCGGGCTGCCGGAAACCGGAACTGAAATTTCTGTGACTGACTATATACCGGTGGCTTCCAGGATGCAGGAAGAACGATGGCGACTGATAAACAGGGTTGTAATCAGAGGTAAGGTCAGGGTTGCTCCTTTAGAGTATGACGAGATTGTCAGGGAGCGACTTAGATATGTAATGGCGAGAAATCTGCCTATCAAGGTTCCTTCATCAATTTGTGAACTCTTGCAACCGGAAGTCGACAATATAAAATCAGAATGGCAGAAACATATTCTTGAAGAATTCGGAAAGGTAGAGGAATCAGCGTTTCCACCTTGTATGCAGGCCATTCTGGGAGCAATTGCAGGTCAGGGTCATCTGACGCATATGGCACGATTTGCCATATCTGCATTTCTTCATAACATCGGAATGGAAAATACCCGTATCATTGAGTTATATGGAAATGTTCAAAATTTTGATCTTCGAAAGACGATGTACCAGGTTGAGCATATTTCTGGAAGGGGAGGTACCAGTACTGAATATATCTCCCCACAATGTGCCACTATGCGAACACATGGAATTTGTATTCACCCAGACAGTCTTTGTCAGAAGATCAATCATCCATTAACATATTACAAGCAAAAAAAACGGGAAATTTCAAAGAAAAACTTAAAAAGTACATCCGAACAGAAAGGATCCCGGCAGATTTTGGACAAAGCAGGTACTAAAAAGAGTGAATCAGGCGGAGACTCCTCTAATCAAATACCCTCCCGCGCTGATGGTGGCAACAAAGATGAGCAGGGCACCTAA